A genomic region of Phenylobacterium parvum contains the following coding sequences:
- a CDS encoding acetyl-CoA C-acyltransferase, translating into MREAVIVSYARTGLAKSGRGGFNMTPPMSMAAHAIKHAVEKSGVEKDFVEDCFLGNNAHGAPNIGRQAALLAGMPVTTAGVSVNRFCSSGLQTIAMAANHIRGDGADCVVAGGVESISVGGGRLPAEAMDPELAKIAPAIYMAMIDTADIVAKRYKVSREAQDEFSLRSQVRMAAAQQANLFADEIVPMKTKMKQVNKETKEETIVDYVVNRDECNRPDTTLEGLSKLQPVMGEGNFITAGNASQLSDGAAAVLLMEGKEAERRGLKPLGRFVSWAVAGCEPDEMGIGPVFAIPKLLKRNGLKVDDIDLWELNEAFASQCLYCRDHLGIDPEKYNVNGGSIAIGHPFGMTGARLTGHVLQEGQRRKAKWAVVTMCIGGGQGGAGLFEVYN; encoded by the coding sequence ATGCGTGAAGCCGTAATCGTTTCCTATGCCCGCACGGGCCTGGCCAAGTCCGGCCGGGGCGGGTTCAACATGACGCCGCCGATGTCCATGGCGGCCCACGCGATCAAGCACGCCGTGGAAAAGTCGGGCGTCGAGAAGGACTTCGTCGAGGACTGCTTCCTCGGCAACAACGCCCACGGCGCCCCGAACATCGGCCGCCAGGCCGCCCTGCTCGCCGGCATGCCCGTGACCACCGCCGGCGTATCCGTGAACCGCTTCTGCTCGTCCGGCCTGCAGACCATCGCCATGGCCGCCAACCACATCCGTGGCGACGGCGCGGACTGCGTCGTGGCCGGCGGCGTGGAGAGCATCTCGGTCGGCGGCGGGCGCCTGCCCGCCGAGGCCATGGACCCTGAACTCGCCAAGATCGCCCCGGCCATCTACATGGCCATGATCGACACCGCCGACATCGTGGCCAAGCGCTACAAGGTCAGCCGCGAGGCCCAGGACGAGTTCTCCCTGCGCTCGCAGGTCCGGATGGCCGCCGCCCAGCAGGCCAACCTCTTCGCCGACGAAATCGTCCCGATGAAGACCAAGATGAAGCAGGTCAACAAGGAGACGAAGGAAGAGACCATCGTCGACTACGTGGTGAACCGTGACGAGTGCAACCGTCCCGACACCACCCTCGAGGGCCTCTCCAAGCTCCAGCCCGTCATGGGCGAGGGCAACTTCATCACCGCCGGCAACGCCTCCCAGCTGTCCGACGGCGCCGCCGCGGTCCTGCTGATGGAAGGCAAGGAAGCCGAGCGCCGGGGCCTCAAGCCCCTCGGCCGTTTCGTTTCCTGGGCCGTCGCCGGCTGCGAGCCCGACGAGATGGGCATCGGCCCGGTCTTCGCCATTCCGAAGCTCCTGAAGCGGAACGGCCTGAAGGTCGACGACATCGACCTGTGGGAACTGAACGAGGCCTTCGCCAGCCAGTGCCTCTACTGCCGCGACCACCTCGGCATCGATCCCGAGAAGTACAATGTGAACGGCGGCTCCATCGCCATCGGCCACCCCTTCGGCATGACCGGCGCCCGCCTGACGGGCCACGTCCTGCAGGAAGGCCAGCGCCGCAAGGCCAAGTGGGCCGTGGTGACCATGTGCATCGGCGGCGGCCAGGGCGGCGCCGGCCTGTTCGAAGTCTACAACTGA
- a CDS encoding CaiB/BaiF CoA transferase family protein yields the protein MLLQGLKVVELATWIAAPGCAAIMADWGADVIKVESLGGDATRTFFPESPETPGNPIFTMENRGKRGVALDIASPEGREAMLGILSGADVFITNVRPGALKRARLDYETLKAAFPRLIYASVSGVGLEGPDVDLPAFDITVFWTKSGVGRSHIPPDQEPFACRPGFGDHTTALATLSSILAALHERHATGRGRLVECSLLRTASYALGWDMATQLRFGEAPTTQPRNLRPHPISGIYFRTLDDRWITFVLKGPTCYPTLMKVLGHPEVIDDPRYALPTTDLDIVREIRARADAAFARMTLAEAAVILTEADLAWAPLQSLSEVVGSEQYLATGCAVEVSDGWGGRMASPAAPGRFPEGAPEVTRGAPKLGEHTREVLAEAGVAEEVIQKVMARLG from the coding sequence ATGCTGCTTCAGGGACTGAAGGTCGTCGAGCTCGCCACCTGGATCGCCGCGCCCGGATGCGCGGCCATCATGGCCGACTGGGGCGCCGACGTGATCAAGGTGGAGTCCCTGGGGGGCGACGCCACCCGCACCTTCTTTCCGGAGAGCCCCGAGACCCCTGGCAATCCCATCTTCACCATGGAGAACCGCGGCAAGCGCGGGGTGGCCCTGGACATCGCCTCCCCCGAGGGCCGCGAGGCCATGCTGGGCATCCTCAGCGGGGCGGATGTCTTCATCACCAATGTCCGGCCCGGCGCCCTGAAGCGGGCCCGGCTCGACTACGAGACCCTGAAGGCGGCCTTCCCGCGGCTGATCTACGCCAGCGTCTCGGGGGTGGGCCTGGAGGGGCCGGACGTGGACCTGCCGGCCTTCGACATCACCGTCTTCTGGACCAAGAGCGGCGTCGGCCGCTCGCATATCCCGCCGGACCAGGAGCCCTTCGCCTGCCGCCCGGGCTTTGGCGACCACACCACGGCCCTGGCCACCCTGTCCTCGATCCTGGCGGCCCTGCACGAGCGCCACGCGACCGGGCGCGGACGGCTGGTGGAATGCTCCCTCCTGCGCACGGCCTCCTACGCCCTGGGCTGGGACATGGCCACCCAGCTGCGCTTTGGCGAGGCGCCGACCACCCAGCCCCGGAACCTGCGGCCGCATCCGATCTCAGGGATCTATTTCCGGACCCTGGACGACCGCTGGATCACCTTCGTGCTCAAGGGGCCCACCTGCTATCCAACCCTGATGAAGGTGCTTGGGCATCCTGAGGTCATCGACGATCCCCGTTACGCCCTGCCGACCACGGACCTCGACATCGTCCGCGAGATCCGGGCCCGGGCGGACGCGGCCTTCGCGCGAATGACCCTGGCCGAGGCGGCGGTGATCCTGACCGAGGCGGACCTGGCCTGGGCGCCCCTGCAGAGCCTCTCGGAGGTGGTGGGCAGCGAGCAGTACCTGGCCACCGGCTGCGCGGTGGAGGTGTCTGACGGCTGGGGCGGGCGCATGGCCTCGCCGGCGGCGCCGGGCCGCTTCCCCGAAGGCGCGCCGGAGGTCACCCGCGGCGCGCCGAAGCTGGGCGAGCACACGCGCGAGGTCCTCGCCGAGGCCGGGGTCGCGGAAGAGGTGATCCAAAAAGTCATGGCCCGGCTCGGGTGA
- a CDS encoding TetR/AcrR family transcriptional regulator, translating into MSTPDTASETAPGAPAVRTPSRRYMARRDAIIASAIREMNRHGVRGMTLGDVAARLDLVPTGVIYYFRNKEDLAAAAFERSIGRIQELAEVAREHPTERERVKVFIDLFILLQQRIELGEAEPLTVFNDVRALNSESVNQAFVALFRTVRSLLDRRETRTRADLNGRTHLLINALTFVSAWIYTWRVEDYPRIGQRIASILLDGIPRGGNVPGVRFLDLQPAGDEIDEGSAEHFLRAATQLINDEGYHGASVDRISSKLNVTKGAFYHYNATKDDLVVACFQRTFDVLWRAIDAAEAGGDDGLEIMHSLLQAVVQLQVGPAPLLRTSALTTVPEEIRADLMFRLRQISIRLGSMLCDGIADGSVRPLDTSITAQILTAGINAASELNWWQPGEDPEAGARLFVEAMVRGLLWR; encoded by the coding sequence ATGTCCACCCCCGACACCGCTTCCGAAACCGCCCCGGGCGCTCCGGCGGTGCGGACACCCAGCCGGCGCTACATGGCCCGCCGTGACGCCATCATCGCCTCGGCCATCCGCGAGATGAACCGCCACGGCGTGCGCGGCATGACCCTGGGCGACGTCGCCGCCCGCCTGGACCTCGTGCCCACCGGGGTCATCTACTATTTCCGCAACAAGGAAGACCTGGCCGCCGCCGCCTTCGAGCGCAGCATCGGCCGCATCCAGGAACTGGCCGAGGTCGCCCGCGAGCACCCCACGGAGCGCGAACGCGTCAAGGTCTTCATCGACCTCTTCATCCTGCTCCAACAGAGGATCGAGCTGGGCGAGGCTGAGCCCCTGACGGTCTTCAACGACGTCCGCGCCCTGAACAGCGAAAGCGTCAACCAGGCCTTCGTCGCCCTGTTCCGGACGGTCCGCTCGCTCCTGGACCGCCGCGAGACCCGGACCCGGGCCGACCTGAACGGCCGCACCCACCTGCTGATCAACGCCCTGACCTTCGTCAGCGCCTGGATCTACACCTGGCGGGTCGAGGACTATCCGCGCATCGGCCAGCGCATCGCCTCCATCCTGCTGGACGGGATCCCGCGGGGCGGAAACGTGCCCGGCGTCCGGTTCCTGGACCTTCAGCCTGCGGGTGACGAGATCGACGAGGGCTCGGCCGAGCACTTCCTGCGGGCCGCCACCCAGCTGATCAACGACGAGGGTTACCACGGCGCGTCGGTGGACCGGATCTCCTCCAAGCTCAACGTCACCAAGGGCGCCTTCTACCACTACAACGCCACCAAGGATGACCTGGTGGTGGCCTGCTTCCAGCGGACCTTCGACGTCCTCTGGCGGGCCATCGATGCGGCGGAAGCCGGCGGCGACGACGGCCTGGAGATCATGCACTCCCTGCTCCAGGCCGTGGTTCAGCTTCAGGTGGGCCCCGCGCCCCTGCTTCGGACCAGCGCCCTGACCACGGTGCCCGAGGAAATCCGTGCAGACCTGATGTTCCGGCTGCGGCAGATCTCGATCCGCCTGGGCTCAATGCTTTGCGACGGCATTGCCGACGGATCCGTCCGGCCGCTGGACACCAGCATCACCGCCCAGATCCTGACCGCCGGGATCAATGCGGCCTCCGAGCTGAACTGGTGGCAGCCCGGCGAGGACCCGGAGGCGGGCGCCCGCCTCTTCGTCGAAGCCATGGTGCGCGGGCTGCTCTGGAGATGA
- a CDS encoding enoyl-CoA hydratase/isomerase family protein gives MSDAPVLAIPHEGWGELVLNRPGRRNALAPDSAAALREGLSTLLAGGARVVLLRGEGGTFCSGLDVDLFQGGAGAAWASDWTGFHRDLHACPAVVICALERYAINAGAALALGSDLMVAGEDAILTVGEAAIGMHAPMNLAWLRLKAPESVAAQLALGAGRMGGADLHRLGLAWALVPDGEVHDHARAAAVRMAGWHAGTLAGIKAALRRPIPEGGDVFGAVQARPGQGGAAPTRIAADRRP, from the coding sequence TTGAGCGACGCGCCAGTTCTGGCGATCCCGCATGAAGGCTGGGGCGAACTGGTCCTGAACCGGCCCGGCCGCCGCAACGCCCTCGCCCCGGACTCCGCCGCCGCCCTCCGTGAGGGACTTTCCACCCTGCTCGCAGGCGGGGCGCGCGTCGTCCTGCTGAGGGGCGAAGGCGGGACCTTCTGCTCGGGCCTCGACGTCGACCTCTTCCAGGGCGGAGCGGGCGCGGCCTGGGCCTCCGACTGGACGGGCTTCCACCGGGACCTCCACGCCTGCCCCGCCGTGGTGATCTGCGCCCTCGAGCGCTACGCCATCAACGCCGGCGCGGCCCTGGCCCTGGGCTCGGACCTGATGGTGGCGGGCGAGGACGCGATCCTGACCGTGGGCGAGGCGGCGATCGGCATGCACGCCCCGATGAACCTGGCCTGGCTGAGGCTGAAGGCCCCCGAGTCCGTGGCCGCCCAACTGGCCCTTGGCGCCGGCCGGATGGGCGGGGCGGACCTGCACCGCCTGGGCCTGGCCTGGGCCCTCGTCCCCGACGGGGAGGTACACGACCACGCCCGGGCGGCGGCCGTCCGGATGGCGGGGTGGCATGCGGGAACCCTGGCGGGGATCAAGGCCGCCCTGCGCCGTCCCATACCCGAAGGCGGCGATGTCTTCGGCGCCGTCCAGGCCCGTCCCGGACAGGGCGGCGCGGCGCCCACGCGGATCGCGGCCGACCGCCGACCTTGA
- a CDS encoding zinc-binding dehydrogenase, with the protein MTTTVPDTFLQLRSEVTADGSELRLSLARVPTPKPGDGEVLVRVRATPINPSDLGLLVGPADLEAAKVSGSGEAAVLSAPIPPSLRRAVAARAGAALPVGNEGAGEVVAAGASAAAQALLGRTVAILGGEMYAEYRCVRAADALLLPEGTDPRDGASCFVNPLTALGMVETMKLEGHSGLVHTAAASNLGQMLNRICLEDGVPLVNIVRSPAQAKILKDQGAKIVCDSSQPDFMESLVAALTETGATLGFDATGGGKLAGQILTGMEVAANARSPGGFSRYGSTTHKQVYIYGGLDTGPTELNRAFGMAWGLGGWLLTPFLIRIGKEAADRLRARVVAGLKTTFASGYTTEVSLTDLLTPEAVRACNRKATGEKFLVRP; encoded by the coding sequence ATGACCACGACCGTTCCCGACACCTTCCTCCAGCTGCGCTCGGAGGTCACCGCCGACGGCTCCGAGCTGCGCCTGTCCCTGGCGCGGGTCCCGACGCCGAAGCCAGGCGATGGCGAGGTCCTGGTGCGGGTGCGCGCCACGCCGATCAACCCCTCGGACCTCGGGCTCCTGGTGGGTCCCGCCGACCTGGAGGCGGCGAAGGTCTCCGGATCGGGCGAGGCCGCCGTCCTGTCCGCACCCATCCCGCCGTCCCTGCGCCGGGCCGTGGCCGCCCGCGCCGGCGCCGCCCTGCCCGTCGGCAACGAGGGCGCTGGCGAGGTCGTGGCGGCCGGCGCCTCCGCCGCGGCCCAGGCCCTGCTGGGCCGCACCGTGGCCATCCTGGGCGGCGAGATGTACGCCGAGTACCGCTGCGTCCGGGCCGCCGACGCCCTGCTGCTGCCGGAAGGTACCGATCCCCGCGACGGCGCCTCCTGCTTCGTCAATCCGCTGACCGCCCTGGGCATGGTCGAGACCATGAAGCTCGAAGGACATTCCGGCCTCGTCCACACGGCGGCGGCCTCCAACCTCGGCCAGATGCTGAACCGCATCTGCCTGGAGGACGGCGTACCCCTGGTGAACATCGTGCGCAGCCCCGCCCAGGCGAAGATCCTGAAGGACCAGGGCGCCAAGATCGTCTGCGACTCCTCGCAGCCGGACTTCATGGAGAGCCTGGTGGCGGCCCTGACCGAGACCGGCGCCACCCTGGGCTTTGACGCCACAGGCGGCGGCAAGCTGGCCGGCCAGATCCTCACCGGCATGGAAGTCGCCGCCAACGCCCGCAGCCCGGGCGGCTTCTCGCGCTATGGCTCGACCACGCACAAGCAGGTCTACATCTACGGCGGCCTTGACACCGGCCCCACCGAGCTGAACCGCGCCTTCGGGATGGCCTGGGGCCTGGGCGGCTGGCTCCTGACGCCCTTCCTGATCCGCATCGGCAAGGAGGCCGCCGACCGCCTGCGGGCCCGGGTCGTGGCGGGGCTGAAGACCACCTTCGCCTCGGGCTACACCACCGAGGTCTCGCTCACCGACCTGCTTACCCCCGAGGCGGTCCGGGCCTGCAACCGCAAGGCCACCGGAGAGAAGTTCCTCGTCCGTCCGTGA
- a CDS encoding MFS transporter yields MTVQDVGEDQEPLGSYRRGLPFQTKAFFGIGSVANGAYGALAGLTMFFYSQVVGVPPHIASLAISAVIFIDGFWDPLIGHGSDQFRSRIGRRHPFIYLALLLIPVALFLRWHPPGWEASAMFWYILGTGLFLNLAWSLYEVPSGALAPELAPDYHDRTVLLGYRWMLGSLGTALATVLIYGIFLKKTPEHPVGQLNADGYGPLSLAITLIFLAAGLTMALGTQKKAAGFHQRAHEPGRTFKDDWRDALVTLTNRNFLVALMAQVIAGLAFGIAAGLTLYFQTYLWELKAQDILVLTLLGIPGPIFGGIIAPRLARRFGKKKAAMGLFLTSVIFGHTPMFLKLIGVLQLNGTPALLWVLAAFTFVQTVSAIAGYILASSMIGDIVEEVQVRTGRRAEGLLTTADSLPSKIVNAIAALIPGLILTAVAFPTKAQPSEKTMELITQVAWLYLPTVIILFLASIASWSFYRLDEESHARNLETIAGDRS; encoded by the coding sequence ATGACCGTTCAGGACGTTGGGGAAGACCAGGAGCCTTTGGGGTCCTATCGCCGGGGACTGCCTTTCCAGACCAAGGCCTTTTTCGGGATTGGCTCGGTGGCCAACGGCGCCTACGGAGCCCTCGCCGGCCTGACCATGTTCTTCTACAGCCAGGTGGTCGGCGTGCCTCCGCACATCGCCAGCCTGGCCATCTCGGCCGTCATCTTCATCGATGGTTTCTGGGACCCCCTGATCGGGCATGGCTCCGACCAGTTCCGCTCGCGAATCGGCCGGCGGCACCCCTTCATCTACCTGGCCCTCCTGCTGATTCCCGTGGCCCTCTTCCTGAGGTGGCACCCGCCCGGCTGGGAGGCGTCGGCCATGTTCTGGTACATCCTCGGCACGGGGCTTTTCCTGAACCTCGCCTGGAGTCTCTACGAGGTCCCCTCGGGGGCCCTGGCGCCTGAACTGGCGCCCGACTACCACGACCGGACCGTCCTGCTGGGCTATCGCTGGATGCTCGGCTCCCTCGGCACCGCCCTTGCGACCGTGCTGATCTACGGCATCTTCCTCAAGAAGACCCCTGAACACCCCGTGGGCCAGCTCAACGCCGACGGCTACGGGCCCCTGTCCCTCGCCATCACCCTGATCTTCCTGGCTGCGGGCCTGACCATGGCCCTGGGCACGCAGAAGAAGGCGGCGGGCTTCCACCAGCGCGCCCACGAGCCCGGCAGGACCTTCAAGGACGACTGGCGCGACGCCCTTGTCACCCTGACCAACCGCAACTTCCTCGTCGCCCTGATGGCCCAGGTGATCGCGGGCCTGGCCTTTGGCATCGCCGCGGGACTGACCCTCTATTTCCAGACCTACCTCTGGGAACTGAAGGCGCAGGACATCCTGGTCCTGACCCTGCTGGGCATTCCCGGGCCCATTTTCGGCGGCATCATCGCGCCGCGCCTGGCCCGGCGTTTCGGCAAGAAGAAGGCGGCCATGGGCCTCTTCCTCACCAGCGTGATCTTCGGCCACACGCCCATGTTCCTGAAGCTGATCGGCGTGCTGCAGCTCAACGGGACCCCGGCCCTGCTCTGGGTCCTGGCCGCCTTCACCTTCGTACAGACCGTCAGCGCCATCGCCGGCTACATCCTGGCCTCGTCGATGATCGGCGACATCGTCGAGGAGGTACAGGTCCGCACCGGGCGCCGGGCCGAGGGCCTCCTGACCACGGCCGACAGCCTGCCCAGCAAGATCGTCAACGCCATCGCCGCACTGATCCCGGGCCTGATCCTCACCGCCGTGGCCTTCCCCACCAAGGCCCAGCCCAGTGAAAAGACCATGGAGCTGATCACCCAGGTGGCCTGGCTCTACCTCCCCACGGTGATCATCCTTTTCCTGGCCTCCATCGCGAGCTGGAGCTTCTACCGCCTGGATGAGGAAAGCCACGCGCGGAACCTCGAGACCATTGCAGGCGATCGGTCTTGA
- a CDS encoding amidohydrolase, translating into MKAVTSGFLASLMLGASAFAAPATVYSGGDILTMQGPTPRYVEALVEKDGRILFVGKKSGALRAAGKDARKVDLAGAALLPGFIDAHGHLVYATHTMLDADLAGVKDIPELLARLKAHAAETPEGERIVGMGYRAEQMAEKRHPTRAELDTVSATRPITISDGSGHHGVFNTALMKELKLGAGTPDPEGGFFDRIQGSRELEGHAAETAWMAILATRKPLTDAQTRKGVQRASQLWVENGMTTASELGLGLSGDDIPIVTTIINEKLLPIDLVIFAKASASERIIDSAYQIQKSHTNPNGETSADLLAVRPDLDKRYINRVRLAGIKFWMDGSVDTAFLSRPFAKNPPGVTTPDYRGMRVDPQDQLVAALDKYWKSNRQIAAHAIGDEAIEQLLVAAEATARDKGMGDDRPIVQHAQFLRPDQLQRVKALNGTVSFTAAGIYPMGDYIRDLIGPERVSWVGPANSAERLGVNWTINTDWPAGVSPSLLYAAWNVVNRQTRSGAVLVPEERVSAYAAMRAITINGAYQYREEKTKGTLEAGKLADLVILSANPVKVDPAAIKDIQVLQTLKEGRVVYARPASAPVKTAQIPASVHGEDAHPPAGPERELSERDRRTLAALVEAGAQD; encoded by the coding sequence ATGAAAGCCGTTACCTCAGGATTCCTCGCCAGCCTGATGCTGGGCGCCTCGGCCTTCGCGGCGCCCGCCACGGTCTACAGCGGCGGGGACATCCTGACCATGCAGGGGCCCACGCCCAGGTATGTCGAAGCCCTGGTCGAGAAGGACGGCAGGATCCTTTTCGTCGGCAAGAAGTCGGGCGCCCTGCGCGCCGCAGGCAAGGACGCCCGTAAGGTCGACCTTGCGGGCGCCGCCCTGCTGCCGGGCTTCATCGACGCCCACGGGCATCTCGTCTACGCCACCCACACCATGCTCGACGCCGACCTGGCGGGGGTGAAGGACATCCCAGAGCTCCTGGCCCGGCTGAAGGCGCACGCCGCCGAGACGCCTGAGGGAGAACGCATTGTCGGCATGGGCTACCGCGCCGAGCAGATGGCCGAGAAGAGGCACCCGACCCGCGCGGAGCTGGATACCGTCAGCGCCACACGCCCCATCACGATTTCGGATGGTTCGGGCCACCATGGCGTCTTCAACACCGCACTCATGAAGGAGCTCAAGCTCGGGGCCGGCACGCCAGACCCGGAAGGTGGATTCTTCGACCGCATCCAGGGAAGCCGCGAGCTCGAGGGACATGCCGCGGAGACGGCGTGGATGGCGATCCTGGCGACCCGCAAGCCCCTGACGGACGCCCAGACCCGCAAGGGTGTCCAGCGGGCTTCCCAGCTCTGGGTCGAGAACGGGATGACCACCGCCAGTGAGCTGGGACTTGGACTGAGCGGCGACGACATCCCGATCGTCACCACCATCATCAACGAGAAGCTCCTTCCCATCGACCTGGTCATCTTCGCCAAGGCGTCGGCCTCGGAGCGGATCATCGATTCCGCCTACCAGATCCAGAAGAGCCACACGAACCCCAACGGGGAGACGAGCGCCGACCTCTTGGCCGTCCGGCCAGACCTCGACAAGCGCTACATCAACCGTGTGCGACTGGCGGGCATCAAGTTCTGGATGGACGGCAGCGTCGACACGGCCTTCCTGTCCCGGCCCTTCGCCAAGAACCCGCCGGGGGTCACCACTCCGGACTACCGCGGCATGCGGGTCGATCCCCAGGATCAACTGGTGGCCGCCCTTGACAAGTACTGGAAGAGCAACCGCCAGATCGCCGCCCACGCCATCGGCGACGAGGCCATTGAACAGCTCCTGGTCGCGGCGGAGGCGACGGCCCGGGACAAGGGCATGGGCGACGACCGGCCGATCGTCCAGCATGCGCAGTTCCTGCGCCCGGACCAGCTGCAGCGGGTCAAGGCCCTGAACGGGACGGTGAGCTTCACCGCGGCCGGCATCTACCCGATGGGAGACTACATCCGCGACCTGATCGGCCCCGAGCGCGTGAGCTGGGTCGGGCCGGCGAACTCCGCGGAGCGGCTTGGGGTGAACTGGACGATCAATACCGACTGGCCCGCCGGGGTCAGCCCCAGCCTCCTCTACGCCGCCTGGAACGTGGTCAACCGCCAGACCCGCTCAGGGGCGGTGTTGGTCCCTGAAGAGAGGGTGAGCGCCTACGCCGCCATGCGCGCCATCACGATCAACGGCGCCTACCAGTACCGTGAGGAAAAGACCAAGGGCACCCTTGAGGCCGGCAAGCTCGCTGACCTTGTGATCCTCAGCGCCAACCCCGTGAAGGTGGACCCCGCAGCCATCAAGGACATCCAGGTGCTGCAAACCCTCAAGGAGGGCCGGGTCGTCTATGCCCGTCCGGCCAGCGCGCCGGTGAAGACTGCGCAGATTCCAGCCTCCGTCCATGGAGAGGACGCCCATCCGCCTGCGGGGCCCGAGCGTGAGCTGTCCGAGCGGGACCGCCGGACCCTGGCCGCCCTTGTCGAGGCGGGCGCGCAGGACTGA
- a CDS encoding NAD(P)H-quinone oxidoreductase yields MDQAMMTAIAVEGGRGGPEALKPIQLAAPTPQAGEILIRVAAAGVNRPDLLQRMGGYPPPPGAPDTLGLEVAGEVVTGAGRWRPGDRVCALLGGGGYAGYAVVDARHALPVPDGLSLVEAASLPETVFTVWANVFEHGALQAGETLLVHGATSGIGVTAIQMAKAAGARVIATARGAAKAARALELGADIAIDATAEDFGARVKAEGGADVVLDMVGGDYFGRELDALKTGGRIVFIASLGGGEVALPIFRVMQKRAVVTGSTLRPRSADEKARLAAAIEARVWPWILSGLVRPVVDQTFPLEKAGDAHAALEAGDHVGKIVLTCG; encoded by the coding sequence ACCAGGCGATGATGACGGCGATCGCCGTCGAGGGCGGACGCGGGGGTCCCGAGGCCCTGAAGCCCATCCAGCTCGCGGCGCCGACGCCCCAGGCCGGCGAGATCCTCATCCGCGTGGCGGCGGCCGGCGTGAACCGGCCGGACCTGCTCCAGCGCATGGGCGGATATCCCCCACCCCCCGGCGCCCCCGACACCCTTGGCCTGGAGGTCGCCGGCGAGGTCGTGACCGGCGCCGGGCGCTGGCGGCCCGGGGACCGGGTCTGCGCCCTGCTGGGTGGCGGCGGCTATGCCGGGTACGCGGTGGTCGACGCCCGCCACGCCCTGCCCGTCCCGGACGGCCTGAGCCTCGTGGAGGCCGCGAGCCTGCCCGAGACGGTCTTCACGGTCTGGGCCAACGTCTTCGAGCACGGGGCGCTTCAGGCGGGTGAGACCCTGCTGGTCCATGGGGCGACCTCGGGGATCGGCGTCACCGCGATCCAGATGGCCAAGGCGGCCGGCGCCCGGGTCATCGCCACCGCCCGGGGCGCGGCCAAGGCCGCAAGGGCGCTTGAACTGGGCGCCGACATCGCCATCGACGCCACCGCCGAGGACTTCGGAGCCCGCGTGAAGGCCGAAGGTGGGGCGGACGTGGTCCTCGACATGGTGGGCGGCGACTATTTCGGCCGCGAGCTGGACGCCCTCAAGACCGGCGGCCGGATCGTCTTCATCGCCTCCCTGGGCGGCGGTGAAGTCGCCCTGCCCATCTTCCGGGTGATGCAGAAGCGGGCGGTGGTCACCGGCTCGACCCTGCGGCCCCGTTCCGCCGACGAGAAGGCGCGACTGGCGGCCGCCATCGAAGCCCGTGTCTGGCCCTGGATCCTCTCGGGCCTGGTGCGGCCGGTGGTCGACCAGACCTTCCCGCTCGAGAAGGCCGGCGACGCCCACGCCGCCCTGGAGGCCGGGGATCACGTGGGCAAGATTGTCCTGACCTGTGGCTGA